From Alienimonas californiensis, a single genomic window includes:
- a CDS encoding ester cyclase: MVGQHGRTDRAKQHGGTDRAGPRADVTAGRVDASIRVDGARLRALRKAVGLTQQRLAEKAGYTERAVRKLECGGPVRRETLEDVLTALSDAGAADASRGAGGFLLDLPPDELARRMREWCRRAFAGRDLSVVDELIAPDIAGQAEGEAYRGREAIRARYAGLHAAFDPIELSIDRLTTDGQTVAVQWTAEVRHVGEFHGVPAQGRRATVSGYSWVRFENGLMAEFRDHWDVPALLRTLAGGRPVTLGGAPPDAAGSADRAQRVRAWFERAYNGRDPDAVDEFMAEDVTLFAEGETLTGRDAVRDRVAAVLAGFDPLRLTVDRILCDGEEVLVHWSVIKTHTGRFLNIEPTGRVVRVRGSSWGRFRDDGLIAEARDHWDVADLIRQLTEDPPPKV; the protein is encoded by the coding sequence ATGGTCGGACAGCACGGCCGGACCGACAGGGCCAAACAGCACGGCGGGACCGACAGGGCCGGACCCCGGGCCGACGTCACCGCGGGGCGCGTCGACGCGTCCATCCGCGTGGACGGGGCGCGGCTGCGGGCGTTGCGGAAGGCGGTCGGGCTCACGCAGCAGCGATTGGCGGAGAAGGCGGGCTACACGGAGCGGGCGGTCCGCAAGCTGGAATGCGGCGGGCCGGTGCGACGGGAAACGCTGGAGGACGTGCTCACGGCGCTCAGCGACGCCGGCGCCGCCGACGCCAGCCGCGGGGCGGGCGGGTTTCTCCTCGATTTGCCGCCGGACGAGTTGGCGCGGCGGATGCGGGAGTGGTGCCGCCGGGCGTTCGCCGGCCGCGACCTGTCGGTGGTGGACGAACTGATCGCCCCGGACATCGCCGGCCAAGCGGAGGGCGAGGCGTATCGCGGGCGGGAGGCGATCCGCGCCCGCTACGCCGGGCTGCACGCCGCCTTCGACCCGATCGAACTGTCGATCGACCGGCTGACCACGGACGGCCAGACCGTGGCGGTGCAGTGGACCGCGGAGGTGCGACACGTCGGCGAGTTCCACGGCGTACCCGCGCAGGGGCGTCGGGCGACGGTCTCCGGCTACTCCTGGGTCCGCTTTGAGAACGGGCTGATGGCGGAGTTCCGGGACCACTGGGACGTTCCGGCTCTGCTCCGCACGCTGGCGGGGGGGCGTCCGGTGACGCTCGGGGGGGCGCCGCCGGACGCCGCCGGGAGCGCGGACCGGGCGCAACGGGTCCGCGCCTGGTTCGAGCGGGCCTACAACGGCCGCGACCCCGACGCCGTGGACGAGTTCATGGCCGAGGACGTGACCCTCTTCGCCGAGGGGGAGACCCTCACCGGCCGCGACGCGGTCCGGGACCGCGTCGCCGCCGTGCTGGCCGGCTTCGATCCGCTGCGGCTCACCGTCGACCGGATCCTGTGCGACGGGGAAGAGGTCCTCGTTCACTGGTCGGTAATCAAAACGCACACCGGCCGGTTTCTGAACATCGAGCCCACCGGCCGGGTGGTCCGGGTGCGGGGCAGTTCCTGGGGTCGCTTCCGCGACGACGGCCTCATCGCGGAGGCCCGCGATCACTGGGACGTCGCCGACCTGATCCGCCAACTCACCGAAGACCCGCCGCCGAAAGTCTGA
- a CDS encoding sigma-70 family RNA polymerase sigma factor encodes MSDVTAVLQRIESGDAAASADLLPLVYAELRRLAESRMRSEVAGHTLQPTALVHEAYLRLVGPIDSGDAPDAGRSGWDGRGHFFAAAAEAMRRILIESARRRRSLKRGGDRQRRELGEVPVEPDDADRLLDMDAALQKLAAEDPDLAELVKLRYFAGLSVEDTAVAMGVSPRTVKRHWSFARAWLGRELGPDAFDPQ; translated from the coding sequence GTGTCGGACGTGACGGCCGTGCTGCAACGGATCGAGTCGGGGGACGCGGCGGCGTCCGCGGACCTGTTGCCGCTGGTCTACGCCGAACTGCGGCGGCTCGCGGAAAGCCGGATGCGGTCCGAGGTCGCCGGGCACACCCTCCAGCCGACGGCGCTGGTGCACGAGGCCTACCTGCGGCTGGTCGGCCCGATCGATTCGGGCGACGCCCCGGACGCCGGCCGCTCGGGCTGGGACGGCCGCGGGCACTTCTTCGCCGCCGCCGCGGAGGCGATGCGGCGGATTCTCATCGAGAGCGCCCGCCGCCGCCGCAGCCTGAAGCGGGGCGGCGACCGGCAGCGGCGGGAACTGGGCGAGGTGCCCGTCGAACCGGACGACGCCGACCGCCTGCTGGACATGGACGCCGCCCTGCAGAAGCTCGCCGCCGAGGACCCGGATCTGGCCGAACTGGTCAAGCTGCGGTACTTCGCCGGGCTGAGCGTCGAGGATACCGCCGTCGCGATGGGCGTGTCGCCGCGGACGGTGAAGCGGCACTGGAGCTTCGCCCGGGCCTGGCTCGGCCGCGAACTCGGCCCTGACGCCTTCGATCCGCAGTGA
- a CDS encoding serine/threonine-protein kinase, protein MKPPAAVDPPSSRRQFARERSLFLEAVELDTPEERAAFVAAACGEEVELREAVLRLLREHDRDDCLWDRPAADPALPPASIVAQLREELGERPRGEAALIPRERGVGEAVGPYRLREKIGEGGFGLVFVADQLRPVRRRVALKVIRPGMLTGEIAARFEAERQALAMMDHPNIARVFDAGVTDDGLPYFAMELVRGVSLTEFCDCRRLDLRGRLDLFVAICQAVQHAHQKGIVHRDLKPSNVLVTQQDGRPLPKVIDFGIVKAVNPDPTDRLTDRTIYTGFKAMMGTPAYMSPEQAEMTSGEIDTRSDVYSLGVLLYELLTGATPFAGDTLREAGLIEFRRILLEEEPPSPSSRLGTLRADEATTVARNRRLEPTRLTSALRGDLDWVVMKALEKDRGRRYPTAIALADDVTRFVEGLPVEARPPSKWYRFSKFARRHAVALTTAAVVAAALIVGTGVSVWQATVARAALAQARVAEAEAGRSRDELEGFTERLRQATELLGKARALAEAGDRAAALRTYDQAARVQPRYFAVWAERGAFFARLGLWDRAAADFAQARTLGAPATGAEFLGVPQLFVLTGRHAEYRAIAEAMAASEGPSGGIYEQTELRGRLAGPLSQREAAALAAAAERLVEAPPPTEAAVDFTDRGRIPRGVKLYIAGWAHLRAGNPERAIERLEQAGASRGWRGHGIVAPLLALAHSARGRSEQTRAAFAASERVMEDYLAEAADRADGMPSLSWFDWAEFLLFHRAAAARVGADLSELDERLEALRLRTLDGLETEGLD, encoded by the coding sequence GTGAAGCCGCCCGCGGCCGTCGATCCGCCGTCGTCCCGGCGGCAGTTCGCCCGCGAGCGCTCCCTCTTTCTGGAGGCGGTCGAACTCGACACGCCGGAGGAGCGGGCCGCCTTCGTCGCGGCCGCCTGCGGCGAGGAGGTCGAACTCCGCGAGGCCGTGCTTCGCCTGCTCCGCGAACACGACCGCGACGACTGCCTGTGGGATCGCCCCGCGGCGGACCCGGCGCTGCCCCCGGCGTCGATCGTGGCGCAGCTCCGCGAGGAACTGGGCGAGCGGCCGCGGGGCGAGGCGGCGCTGATTCCCCGGGAACGGGGCGTCGGCGAGGCGGTCGGCCCGTACCGGCTGCGGGAGAAGATCGGCGAGGGCGGCTTCGGGTTGGTCTTCGTCGCCGACCAGCTGCGGCCGGTCCGGCGGCGGGTGGCGCTGAAGGTGATCCGGCCCGGCATGTTGACCGGCGAGATCGCCGCCCGCTTCGAGGCGGAGCGCCAGGCGCTGGCGATGATGGATCACCCCAACATCGCCCGGGTGTTCGACGCCGGCGTGACCGACGACGGCCTGCCCTACTTCGCCATGGAACTGGTCCGCGGCGTCTCGCTGACGGAGTTCTGCGACTGCCGCCGGCTCGATCTGCGGGGCCGGCTGGACCTGTTCGTCGCCATCTGTCAGGCGGTTCAGCACGCCCACCAGAAGGGGATCGTGCACCGGGACCTCAAGCCGTCCAACGTGCTCGTCACCCAGCAGGACGGCCGACCACTGCCGAAGGTGATCGACTTCGGCATCGTGAAGGCGGTCAACCCGGACCCGACGGACCGGCTGACGGACCGCACGATCTACACCGGTTTCAAGGCGATGATGGGCACCCCCGCCTACATGAGCCCGGAGCAGGCGGAGATGACCAGCGGCGAGATCGACACCCGCAGCGACGTCTACTCGCTGGGCGTGCTGCTGTACGAACTGCTGACCGGCGCGACGCCCTTCGCCGGGGACACCTTGCGGGAGGCGGGGCTGATCGAGTTCCGCCGCATCCTGCTCGAGGAGGAGCCGCCCTCCCCCAGCAGCCGGCTCGGAACGCTGCGGGCCGACGAGGCGACGACCGTCGCCCGGAACCGCCGGCTGGAACCGACCCGGCTGACCTCCGCGCTTCGCGGCGACCTGGACTGGGTCGTGATGAAGGCGCTGGAGAAGGACCGCGGCCGCCGCTACCCCACGGCGATCGCCCTGGCGGACGATGTGACCCGGTTCGTGGAGGGCCTGCCGGTCGAGGCCCGGCCGCCGTCGAAGTGGTACCGGTTCTCCAAGTTCGCCCGGCGGCACGCGGTCGCGTTGACGACGGCGGCGGTCGTGGCGGCGGCGCTGATCGTCGGCACGGGGGTGAGCGTCTGGCAGGCGACCGTCGCCCGGGCCGCCCTCGCCCAGGCCCGCGTCGCCGAGGCGGAGGCCGGCCGGAGTCGGGACGAACTGGAGGGGTTCACCGAACGGCTCCGCCAGGCGACCGAACTGCTGGGCAAGGCCCGGGCGCTGGCGGAGGCCGGCGACCGGGCGGCGGCGCTGCGGACCTACGATCAGGCCGCCCGCGTGCAGCCGCGGTACTTCGCGGTCTGGGCGGAACGCGGCGCCTTCTTCGCCCGGCTGGGGCTGTGGGACCGGGCCGCCGCCGACTTCGCCCAAGCCCGCACGCTGGGGGCGCCGGCGACGGGGGCGGAGTTCCTGGGGGTGCCGCAGCTGTTCGTCCTCACCGGCCGCCACGCGGAGTACCGGGCGATCGCCGAGGCGATGGCCGCCAGCGAGGGGCCGAGCGGGGGCATCTACGAACAGACGGAACTCCGCGGCCGGCTGGCGGGGCCGCTGTCGCAACGGGAGGCCGCCGCCCTCGCCGCCGCCGCGGAGCGACTGGTGGAAGCCCCCCCGCCGACGGAGGCCGCCGTCGACTTCACCGACCGCGGCCGCATCCCGCGGGGCGTGAAGCTGTACATCGCCGGCTGGGCCCACCTGCGGGCCGGCAACCCGGAGCGGGCGATCGAACGTCTGGAGCAGGCCGGGGCGAGCCGCGGCTGGCGGGGGCACGGCATCGTCGCCCCGCTGCTGGCGCTGGCCCACAGCGCCCGCGGCCGCAGCGAGCAGACCCGCGCCGCCTTCGCCGCCTCGGAGCGGGTGATGGAGGACTACCTCGCCGAGGCCGCGGACCGGGCGGACGGCATGCCGTCCCTGTCCTGGTTCGACTGGGCGGAGTTCCTCCTCTTCCACCGGGCCGCCGCCGCCCGGGTCGGCGCCGACCTCTCCGAGCTGGACGAGCGGCTGGAGGCGTTGCGGCTGCGCACGCTCGACGGCCTGGAAACGGAGGGCCTCGACTAG
- a CDS encoding prenyltransferase/squalene oxidase repeat-containing protein, translating into MKLTSFLMALALTAPPLAVAQEASQKLGPDPAALAAARQKGAAFLKTTQADDGSWSSPDSIGVTALATQALMSAGLPKDDPAVAAGLAKIAGAAREDGRISTPNSRISGYETSVAVVVLSGADAEKYAPIVKKAEGFLRGMQFDEDDGVESGDVAYGGVAYGPGGGRPDLSNTAYLIEALRAAGAGEDDPAIQKALTFVSRCQNLESEYNQSETASAVNDGGFFYNPVAEVSPAGRTPQGGLRSYGSMTYAGLKSMVYAGLNKDDLRVRAAIDWIGKNYTVQQNPGMGDAGLYYYYQLFGKALDVAEVERLTDESGTAHDWRGNLAARLFALQKPNGSWVNDNERWMEGDPSLATAFALLALDDCDPPPTE; encoded by the coding sequence ATGAAGCTCACGTCTTTCCTCATGGCCCTCGCCCTGACGGCGCCGCCGCTCGCCGTCGCCCAGGAGGCGTCGCAGAAACTCGGTCCGGACCCGGCGGCGCTGGCCGCCGCCCGCCAGAAGGGGGCGGCGTTCCTCAAGACCACGCAGGCCGACGACGGCAGCTGGTCCTCGCCGGATTCGATCGGCGTCACGGCGTTGGCCACGCAGGCGCTGATGTCCGCCGGGCTGCCGAAGGACGACCCTGCCGTCGCCGCCGGGCTGGCGAAGATCGCCGGCGCCGCCCGGGAGGACGGCCGCATCTCGACCCCGAACAGCCGTATCTCCGGCTATGAAACGTCGGTCGCCGTGGTCGTGCTGTCGGGCGCGGACGCGGAGAAGTACGCCCCGATCGTCAAGAAGGCGGAGGGCTTTCTCCGCGGGATGCAGTTCGACGAGGACGACGGCGTGGAGTCCGGCGACGTGGCCTACGGCGGCGTCGCCTACGGCCCCGGCGGCGGGCGGCCGGACCTGTCCAACACCGCCTACCTGATCGAGGCGTTGCGGGCCGCCGGCGCCGGGGAGGACGACCCGGCCATTCAAAAGGCGCTGACGTTCGTCTCCCGCTGCCAGAACCTGGAGTCGGAATACAACCAGAGCGAGACCGCCTCCGCGGTGAACGACGGCGGCTTCTTCTATAACCCCGTCGCGGAGGTCTCCCCCGCCGGCCGCACCCCCCAGGGCGGCCTGCGGAGCTACGGCAGCATGACCTACGCCGGCTTGAAGAGCATGGTCTACGCCGGGCTGAACAAGGACGATCTGCGGGTGAGGGCCGCGATCGACTGGATCGGCAAGAACTACACCGTGCAGCAGAACCCCGGGATGGGCGACGCCGGGTTGTATTACTATTACCAATTGTTCGGCAAGGCGTTGGACGTGGCCGAGGTCGAGCGGCTCACGGACGAGTCCGGGACCGCCCACGACTGGCGGGGCAACCTGGCTGCCCGCCTGTTCGCCCTGCAGAAGCCGAACGGCAGCTGGGTGAACGACAACGAGCGTTGGATGGAGGGCGATCCGAGTTTGGCGACCGCGTTCGCCCTGCTGGCGCTGGACGACTGCGACCCGCCACCGACCGAGTGA
- a CDS encoding efflux RND transporter periplasmic adaptor subunit, with the protein MPIAAPFPAVRLLPAVLLLTVGVVPSAFAQSAAPPATLVDVAPVRQAQVASGREFVGTVMPLKLATVGSAVDGRIVDFPVERGDRVEAGDTLAQVLTGTIDLELKAAEAQLDLSRQELAELENGTRPEELRQAQARATSADATRKFLETRRRRVELLYDRSSAMTRDDVDEAAAAQIEAEQTYQEALAALELAQAGPRPERIAQARARVALQEATVEKLQDQIKKYRIQSRFAGYVIAEHTEEGQWVNSGDPVAAVAALDEVEVEAFVLEEYVPFIRPGISARVEVPSLPDRTFVGAVSSVVPQGDSRTRTFPVRVRVENVIGEDGPMMKSGMLARVVLPTGAETDALLVPKDALVLGGPQPVVWAIAQAGVSGSESGGERQGEARAVPVRLGVAQGDAIQVIGDLSETDLVIVRGNERIIPPRTGNPTVRWTPRPPRDGA; encoded by the coding sequence GTGCCAATCGCCGCCCCCTTCCCGGCTGTCCGGCTGCTCCCGGCCGTCCTGCTGCTGACCGTCGGCGTCGTACCTTCGGCCTTCGCCCAGTCCGCGGCGCCGCCCGCCACGCTGGTGGACGTCGCCCCGGTCCGGCAGGCGCAGGTCGCCTCGGGCCGAGAGTTCGTCGGCACGGTGATGCCGCTGAAGTTGGCGACCGTCGGCAGCGCCGTGGACGGTCGGATCGTGGATTTCCCCGTCGAGCGGGGCGACCGCGTGGAGGCCGGCGACACGTTGGCCCAGGTGCTGACCGGCACGATTGATCTCGAACTGAAGGCGGCCGAGGCTCAACTCGACCTGTCCCGGCAGGAGCTGGCCGAGTTGGAGAACGGCACCCGGCCGGAGGAGCTGCGTCAGGCGCAGGCCCGGGCGACCTCCGCCGACGCCACGCGGAAGTTCCTGGAGACCCGCCGCCGGCGGGTGGAATTACTGTACGACCGCAGCTCCGCGATGACGCGGGACGACGTGGACGAAGCCGCCGCCGCGCAGATCGAGGCGGAGCAGACCTATCAGGAAGCGCTCGCCGCCCTCGAACTCGCCCAGGCCGGCCCGCGGCCGGAGCGGATCGCCCAGGCCCGGGCCCGGGTCGCGCTGCAGGAGGCGACCGTCGAGAAGCTTCAGGATCAGATCAAGAAGTACCGCATTCAGTCCCGGTTCGCCGGCTACGTCATCGCGGAGCACACCGAGGAGGGCCAGTGGGTCAACAGCGGCGACCCGGTCGCCGCGGTCGCCGCGCTGGACGAGGTGGAAGTCGAAGCGTTCGTGCTGGAGGAATACGTCCCCTTCATCCGCCCCGGCATTTCCGCCCGGGTGGAGGTCCCGTCGCTGCCGGATCGGACCTTCGTGGGGGCGGTCTCCTCCGTGGTGCCGCAGGGCGACTCCCGCACCCGCACCTTTCCGGTCCGGGTGAGGGTGGAGAACGTGATCGGGGAGGACGGCCCGATGATGAAGTCCGGCATGCTGGCCCGGGTCGTGCTGCCGACCGGCGCCGAGACGGACGCCCTGCTGGTGCCGAAGGACGCGCTGGTGCTCGGCGGCCCGCAGCCGGTGGTCTGGGCGATCGCCCAGGCCGGCGTGAGCGGCTCCGAATCCGGCGGCGAGCGCCAGGGCGAGGCCCGGGCCGTGCCCGTCCGGCTGGGCGTCGCCCAGGGCGACGCGATTCAGGTGATCGGCGACCTGTCCGAGACGGACCTGGTGATCGTTCGCGGCAACGAACGCATCATCCCCCCGCGGACCGGCAACCCGACTGTCCGCTGGACGCCCCGCCCCCCCCGCGACGGCGCCTAA
- a CDS encoding efflux RND transporter permease subunit: MNFIAALVSNPVKVAVGVLLTMMFGLVALARMPMQLTPEVQTPTITVETRWPGASPQEIEREIVVEQEEQLKSVENVTKLTSESTDSSARITMEFRVGTKMDRAVVDVIGRLEQVPQYPRDADKPVISTANSSDRPIAWFILGSRMPLPEELDALEADHPELAEGLAQVRKAHNEGLAMLRLRLLAEKHEAVRPLMPPPELNVSELKRFAEDEIEARLERVSGVSQANVRGGLEDELQVIVDPQKLAARRLTLPDVRRVLQGQNADVSAGDFWEGKRRYVVRTLGQFRSPQQVADQPLAVVDGAPVYVRDVAEVKLGFKKPDGLVRRFGESSIAVNAQRETGANVLDVMDGLRGVVAELNDGILKERGLQLTQVYDETDYIYSAVELVQQNIVIGGALTMIVLMLFLHLGVRALLVTPLIALTGLAAATFSPWYFVLTLAIIVGAGFWFARGALVVGLAIPTSIVGTFLLLDALGRSLNVVSLAGLAFAVGMLVDNAVVVLENIYRRYDELGEPPTTAAVRGTQEVWGAVLSSTLTTVAVFLPIVFIQEEAGQLFRDIALAISGAVALSLVVSMTLIPTASARLFGNRKRDQRRAAAAAHNSYGARISRGVAGPIERAGGGLTNLIVGVNAWLQRGFLRRVVAVVVLFGVSASCLFLVPQVEYLPTGNRNLVFGILMPPPGYNLDQLMEMGEQVEADLKPYWNTQPGTPEAAALDYPIIGDFFFVARGREVFMGLRADDPARVGELVPLVQEVGAKLPGTFTVAKQSSLFERGLTAGRTIDVEITGPELEELVAIGGRILGATKGLYPEAQVRPVPSLDLSSPEVHIEPKLLQAADMQVSAADLGFTADALIDGAFIGDYFVGGDKIDLTLVGIDRYAGSADDLRTLPVATPEGRLVPMEALANVRLTSGPEQVNHRERVRSITIEVSPPPSVALETAMERIRDEVIAPLREQNALGPGMRINLAGTADKLEQTWQALWVNLALALLITYLLMAGLFESWIYPLVIICTVVPGALGGVLGLRALNFVYAQPLDVLTMLGFFILIGTVVNNAILIVHQALNNMREEGMGPDAALLESVRTRIRPIFMTTMTTVLGLLPLVLFPGAGSELYRGLGSVVLGGLIVATLFTLVLVPTLFSLTRDLRAFFFRLLGGKSEQEDADVDEDVPPPREPTPRPRRVEERPVVVRPPLTAAAS, encoded by the coding sequence ATGAACTTCATCGCGGCGCTCGTTTCCAACCCCGTCAAAGTCGCGGTCGGGGTGCTGCTGACGATGATGTTCGGCCTCGTGGCCCTGGCCCGAATGCCGATGCAGCTCACCCCGGAGGTGCAGACGCCCACGATCACCGTCGAGACCCGCTGGCCAGGCGCCAGCCCTCAGGAGATCGAGCGGGAGATCGTCGTCGAGCAGGAGGAGCAATTAAAGAGCGTGGAGAACGTCACCAAGCTCACCTCCGAGAGCACCGACTCCAGCGCCCGGATCACGATGGAGTTCCGCGTCGGCACGAAGATGGACCGGGCCGTCGTCGACGTGATCGGCCGTTTGGAACAGGTCCCGCAGTATCCCCGGGACGCCGACAAGCCGGTCATCAGCACCGCGAACTCCTCCGACCGCCCGATCGCCTGGTTCATCCTCGGCTCCCGGATGCCGTTGCCGGAGGAACTGGACGCGCTGGAGGCGGACCATCCCGAGTTGGCCGAGGGGCTGGCGCAGGTCCGCAAGGCCCACAACGAGGGGCTGGCGATGCTCCGGCTCCGGCTGCTCGCCGAAAAACACGAGGCGGTGCGGCCCCTCATGCCCCCGCCGGAATTGAACGTCTCCGAACTCAAGCGGTTCGCCGAGGACGAAATTGAAGCCCGGCTGGAGCGGGTCTCCGGCGTCTCGCAGGCGAACGTGCGGGGCGGGCTGGAGGACGAATTGCAGGTGATCGTCGACCCGCAGAAGCTCGCCGCCCGCCGGCTGACGCTGCCGGACGTGCGGCGGGTCCTCCAGGGGCAGAACGCGGACGTCTCCGCCGGCGACTTCTGGGAGGGCAAGCGCCGCTACGTCGTCCGCACGCTGGGGCAGTTCCGCTCCCCCCAGCAGGTGGCCGACCAGCCGCTCGCGGTGGTCGACGGGGCGCCGGTTTACGTCCGCGACGTGGCGGAAGTGAAACTGGGCTTTAAAAAGCCGGACGGCCTGGTGCGGCGGTTCGGCGAATCGAGCATCGCCGTCAACGCCCAGCGGGAGACCGGGGCGAACGTGCTGGACGTGATGGACGGCCTGCGGGGCGTCGTCGCCGAGTTGAACGACGGCATCCTCAAGGAACGCGGTCTGCAACTCACGCAGGTCTACGACGAGACGGACTATATTTATTCCGCCGTCGAACTCGTTCAGCAGAACATCGTGATCGGCGGGGCGCTGACGATGATCGTCCTGATGCTGTTCCTGCATCTCGGCGTGCGGGCGCTGCTCGTCACCCCGCTGATCGCCCTGACCGGGCTGGCCGCGGCGACGTTCTCGCCGTGGTACTTCGTCCTCACGCTGGCGATCATCGTCGGGGCCGGATTCTGGTTCGCCCGCGGGGCGCTGGTGGTCGGGCTGGCGATCCCGACCAGCATCGTCGGCACCTTTTTACTGCTGGACGCGCTGGGGCGCTCGCTGAACGTCGTCAGCCTCGCGGGGCTGGCGTTCGCCGTGGGCATGCTGGTCGACAACGCGGTCGTCGTGCTGGAGAACATTTATCGCCGCTATGACGAACTGGGCGAACCCCCGACGACCGCCGCCGTGCGGGGCACCCAGGAGGTCTGGGGGGCGGTGCTTTCCTCCACGCTGACGACCGTCGCGGTGTTCCTGCCGATCGTGTTCATTCAGGAGGAGGCCGGGCAGTTGTTCCGCGACATCGCCCTGGCGATCAGCGGGGCCGTGGCGCTGTCGCTGGTCGTGTCGATGACGCTCATCCCGACGGCCTCCGCCCGGTTGTTCGGCAACCGCAAACGGGACCAGCGGCGCGCCGCCGCGGCGGCGCATAACTCTTACGGCGCCCGGATCTCCCGCGGCGTCGCCGGGCCGATCGAGCGGGCCGGCGGCGGTCTGACGAACCTCATCGTCGGCGTGAACGCCTGGCTGCAACGCGGCTTCCTGCGGCGGGTGGTCGCCGTCGTGGTTCTGTTCGGCGTCTCCGCGAGCTGCCTGTTCCTCGTGCCGCAGGTCGAATACCTGCCCACTGGCAACCGGAACCTCGTGTTCGGCATCCTCATGCCCCCGCCGGGTTATAACCTCGACCAGCTGATGGAGATGGGCGAGCAGGTCGAAGCGGACCTCAAACCCTATTGGAACACCCAGCCCGGCACGCCGGAGGCGGCGGCGCTGGACTACCCCATTATCGGCGACTTCTTCTTCGTCGCCCGTGGCCGGGAGGTGTTCATGGGCCTGCGGGCGGACGACCCGGCCCGCGTGGGCGAACTCGTCCCGCTGGTTCAGGAGGTCGGCGCCAAGCTGCCGGGCACCTTCACCGTCGCCAAGCAGTCCAGCCTGTTCGAACGCGGCCTGACGGCGGGGCGGACCATCGACGTGGAGATCACCGGCCCCGAATTAGAGGAGCTCGTGGCCATCGGCGGCCGCATCCTCGGGGCGACCAAGGGCTTATATCCGGAGGCCCAGGTCCGCCCCGTGCCCAGCCTGGACCTCTCCAGCCCGGAGGTGCATATCGAACCGAAATTGTTGCAGGCCGCGGACATGCAGGTGTCGGCGGCGGACCTCGGCTTCACCGCCGACGCCCTGATCGACGGGGCGTTCATCGGCGACTACTTCGTCGGCGGGGACAAGATCGACCTCACGCTCGTCGGCATCGACCGCTACGCCGGCAGCGCCGACGACCTGCGTACGCTGCCCGTCGCCACCCCGGAGGGGCGGCTCGTGCCGATGGAGGCGCTCGCGAACGTCCGGCTCACCAGCGGCCCGGAGCAGGTTAACCACCGCGAACGGGTCCGCAGCATCACCATCGAGGTTTCCCCCCCGCCGTCGGTGGCGCTGGAAACCGCGATGGAACGCATCCGCGACGAGGTCATCGCCCCGCTCCGCGAGCAGAACGCCCTCGGCCCCGGTATGCGGATTAATCTCGCCGGCACCGCGGACAAGCTGGAACAAACCTGGCAGGCCCTCTGGGTAAACCTCGCTCTGGCCCTGCTGATTACCTACCTGCTGATGGCCGGCCTGTTCGAGAGCTGGATTTATCCGTTGGTGATTATCTGCACCGTCGTCCCCGGGGCGCTGGGCGGCGTGCTGGGCCTGCGGGCGTTGAACTTCGTCTACGCCCAGCCGCTGGACGTGTTGACGATGCTGGGGTTCTTTATTCTGATCGGGACGGTGGTCAATAATGCCATCCTGATCGTCCACCAGGCGTTGAACAACATGCGCGAGGAAGGCATGGGGCCGGACGCCGCCCTGCTCGAAAGCGTCCGCACCCGCATTCGTCCCATTTTTATGACGACGATGACGACGGTGCTCGGCCTGTTGCCGCTGGTTCTGTTCCCCGGCGCCGGCAGCGAGTTGTATCGCGGGCTCGGCAGCGTGGTGTTGGGCGGCCTGATCGTGGCGACGCTGTTCACCCTGGTGCTGGTCCCGACACTGTTCAGCCTGACCCGCGACCTGCGTGCGTTCTTCTTCCGCCTGCTCGGAGGCAAGAGCGAACAGGAGGATGCGGACGTGGACGAGGACGTGCCGCCGCCCCGGGAACCCACCCCCCGGCCCCGCCGCGTCGAGGAACGCCCGGTCGTCGTCCGCCCGCCGCTGACGGCCGCCGCCTCCTAA